A window of Castanea sativa cultivar Marrone di Chiusa Pesio chromosome 1, ASM4071231v1 contains these coding sequences:
- the LOC142607971 gene encoding uncharacterized protein LOC142607971 — translation MAELSWRHQTLIQALLSRGPLRDDQFHPIFNGLTGKNPGTHKQVFDEYLLKINKALSYVQCELRGFRNQYDGRVYYGVVNTISDEQSKLGTKYSVPQIAFYKAIIEAIVQDATAQGSISNILALNLRLENQVLTSTGSQSQCDPTQVPPAVKNFSLSQKEKTLDELVRDQWLNRTPDGIIGLGVRSFLDLRSYFRNNDIPSCQVCNEAGVKADVCQNDSCTVRIHKYCLKKFFSQRRGERVCPSCGTEWNYVVPKAELVDEEDEADVPTQTQPPRGPRTKRLRSSKNDGADVVGTGSSQASRSTSDLRRTTRNTACSR, via the exons ATGGCGGAGCTGAGCTGGAGACACCAAACCCTAATTCAAGCTTTGTTATCACGCGGTCCTCTCAGGGACGATCAGTTCCACCCAATCTTCAATGGCCTCACTGGCAAAAACCCAG GCACTCATAAACAGGTGTTTGATGAATATCTCTTGAAGATAAACAAAGCACTTTCATATGTTCAGTGTGAGCTACGGGGGTTCAGGAACCAATACGATGGCCGGGTTTACTATGGAGTGGTCAATACTATTTCTGATGAACAGTCCAAGCTTGGCACTAAATATTCAGTTCCCCAGATTGCTTTCTACAAGGCAATT ATTGAAGCAATTGTGCAAGATGCCACAGCCCAAGGTAGCATATCCAACATTCTTGCTCTTAATCTACGATTGGAGAATCAG GTTCTAACTAGCACAGGATCACAATCACAGTGTGATCCAACTCAGGTCCCTCCTGCAGTAAAGAATTTCTCGTTATCTCAGAAGGAAAAAACTCTTGATGAACTTGTGCGGGACCAGTGGCTTAATCGCACTCCTGATGGTATCATCGGACTTGGCGTCAGATCCTTTCTTGATCTGCGCAGTTATTTCCGTAATAATGATATTCCTTCATGTCAAGTGTGCAATGAAGCTGGAGTGAAG GCAGATGTGTGCCAGAATGACTCCTGTACAGTCCGAATTCACAAGTACTGCCTAAAGAAATTCTTCTCCCAAAGAAGG GGGGAAAGAGTTTGTCCAAGTTGTGGGACTGAATGGAATTATGTAGTACCCAAAGCAGAACTTGTCGATGAAGAGGATGAGGCGGATGTGCCCACCCAGACCCAGCCACCTCGGGGACCTAGAACAAAAAGGCTTAGATCCAGCAAAAATGATGGTGCAGATGTAGTTGGAACTGGTTCCTCTCAAGCTTCCAGATCTACTTCAGATCTGAGAAGAACAACTCGAAACACTGCCTGCTCAAGGTAA
- the LOC142621552 gene encoding subtilisin-like protease SBT3.15 translates to MGPTQRKLSFLIFTLLVISITTTMAERVPETKPDQSSSSSSSEPAVQIVYMERPQDMEPEAFHIQTLASVLGSEEAAKEALIYSYKTAASGFSAKLTPQQVSLISKLPGVLQVVPSRTLQLHSGPGRLH, encoded by the exons ATGGGTCCAACTCAAAGAAAACTTTCATTCCTGATTTTCACGTTGCTGGTAATATCGATTACAACAACAATGGCCGAGCGTGTTCCGGAAACGAAACCTGatcaatcatcatcatcatcatcatcagaaccAGCGGTTCAAATCGTATATATGGAGCGACCCCAAGATATGGAGCCTGAGGCTTTCCACATCCAAACCCTCGCCTCCGTCCTCGGCAg CGAAGAGGCTGCGAAGGAGGCTCTGATATATAGTTACAAGACAGCAGCTAGTGGATTCTCTGCTAAGCTTACACCCCAACAAGTTTCCCTCATTTCAA AACTACCAGGTGTTCTTCAGGTTGTCCCAAGCCGGACACTGCAACTGCATTCGGGACCCGGGAGGCTGCATTAA
- the LOC142625282 gene encoding uncharacterized protein LOC142625282 encodes MSCIKSVSYSVLLNGVPGSNVKSSKGLRQGNSSSPYLFLLCAIGLQGLLHKAEVDGSIRGVSICRNGPRVSHLFFADDSVIFCHAKESECQWGYNGVSKKVHWVKWERLCQAKDCGGMGFKQIEKFNEALLAKQVWCMMKNPKSLCHRVFKARFFPNCSILEATPSANGLYAWKSILSAQDVVRKGMVWQIGDGKTVCLKEDKWLPDQLYRSMSSPLPSIPPDAKVQDDYKMEIFAISAWLLWNRRNSVRLQRPTQPLNQVFFDAVRNLQDFLEAHDKAPATVQDLVQPKCSTSNQTRYKANFDGALFKHTNSAGLGIVIRDNNGAVISALSTRIPLPQSSAMVEVLACRRAIQFAVEIGLHKVIFKGDVALVINALSNGGANQSSYGHIVDDILAQTSLLSFSEFCFATRSCNKVADTSAERAKTDPHLQVWLEECPKDITPLVLDDVP; translated from the exons ATGTCTTGCATCAAATCAGTATCATACTCTGTTCTGCTCAATGGGGTGCCAGGTAGTAATGTCAAGTCTAGCAAGGGTCTGAGGCAAGGCAACTCGTCGTCTCCATACTTATTTCTGTTGTGTGCCATTGGCCTTCAAGGCTTGCTCCACAAAGCCGAAGTTGATGGATCTATTAGGGGAGTGTCAATTTGTAGAAATGGGCCGCGAGTCTCTCATCTTTTCTTTGCAGATGACAGTGTTATTTTTTGCCATGCAAAAGAATCTGAGTGCCAA TGGGGTTACAATGGTGTTAGTAAGAAAGTGCATTGGGTTAAATGGGAACGCCTTTGCCAAGCTAAGGATTGTGGAGGCATGGGGTTCAAGCAGATTGAGAAGTTCAATGAGGCTTTACTGGCCAAACAAGTCTGGTGTATGATGAAAAATCCAAAGTCACTTTGTCATAGAGTTTTTAAAGCCCGTTTCTTCCCGAATTGCTCCATTCTTGAAGCTACTCCCTCGGCTAATGGGTTATATGCATGGAAGAGCATTTTAAGTGCTCAGGATGTGGTGCGAAAAGGCATGGTTTGGCAGATTGGTGATGGTAAGACAGTGTGTTTAAAGGAGGATAAGTGGCTTCCGGACCAATTGTACAGATCGATGAGTTCACCACTCCCTTCTATTCCCCCTGATGCAAAG GTACAGGATGATTACAAGATGGAGATTTTTGCTATCTCAGCTTGGTTGCTCTGGAATCGAAGAAACTCAGTTCGTCTTCAACGCCCGACTCAGCCACTGAACCAAGTCTTCTTTGATGCTGTCAGAAACTTGCAAGACTTCCTTGAGGCTCATGATAAAGCACCTGCCACGGTCCAGGACCTAGTACAACCTAAATGTTCTACTTCGAATCAGACTCGATACAAAGCCAACTTTGATGGAGCACTATTCAAACACACCAACTCAGCTGGCTTGGGCATTGTTATTCGCGACAACAATGGTGCAGTCATAAGCGCTCTTTCAACGCGAATCCCACTTCCCCAGTCAAGTGCAATGGTTGAAGTTCTAGCCTGCAGACGTGCTATACAATTCGCTGTTGAAATTGGTCTACACAAAGTGATATTTAAAGGCGACGTAGCATTAGTCATCAACGCACTTTCAAATGGAGGGGCAAACCAGTCCTCGTATGGTCATATAGTTGACGACATCCTAGCCCAAACCTCTCTTTTATCTTTCTCTGAATTTTGTTTTGCTACTCGGTCATGTAATAAAGTAGCTGATACTTCGGCCGAACGTGCTAAAACAGACCCACATTTGCaagtttggttggaggagtgtcCAAAGGACATAACCCCTCTGGTTTTGGATGATGTTCCTTGA
- the LOC142625290 gene encoding uncharacterized protein LOC142625290, translating into MYHDTMFQSSSEGCLGRLLGSVTEKLPRNAVVHRGKVKNPRWLNKRAWDYLSEFQQSQEQLDIPVRSSGANTWQSPPNLAFKLNFDAAIFSDFNCSGIGAIIRNGKGEVMATMSAKGPPVGDSEEAEVLACRRALEFAIDAGFTNLVIEGDNAAIMTSLLSSGANLSRLSHIVQDIQWLA; encoded by the exons ATGTACCATGATACTATGTTTCAAAGTAGTAGCGAAGGATGTTTAGGCAGGTTGCTTGGTTCGGTTACAGAAAAGTTGCCCAG GAACGCTGTAGTGCATAGGGGAAAGGTGAAGAACCCGAGGTGGCTAAATAAAAGGGCGTGGGATTATCTGAGTGAGTTCCAACAATCCCAGGAACAGCTGGATATCCCAGTGCGAAGCTCAGGTGCAAACACATGGCAGTCCCCCCCGAACCTTgcttttaagttaaatttcgACGCTGCAATTTTTTCGGATTTCAATTGCTCAGGGATTGGAGCAATAATTCGGAATGGGAAGGGAGAGGTAATGGCAACTATGTCCGCAAAAGGGCCACCTGTTGGAGACAGTGAAGAGGCAGAAGTTCTAGCATGTAGAAGGGCGTTGGAATTTGCTATTGATGCAGGATTCACAAACTTGGTCATCGAGGGGGATAATGCAGCAATTATGACTTCACTCTTGTCTTCTGGGGCTAATTTGTCTCGGCTTAGCCACATAGTTCAAGACATCCAATGGCTTGCTTAA